DNA sequence from the Amycolatopsis sp. Hca4 genome:
CCTTCGGGCGCTCGGCCTTCAGCCGCTCCTCGGCGCGCGGCGCGTCCTGGACGCTCTTGCGGACCCACAGCACGAGCAGCGCCGGGATGACGCCGGTCCAGAACATGATCCGCCAGGCGACGTCGTCGCTCGCGACGCTGAACACGACGGTGTAGACGATCACCGACAGGCCCCAGCCGACCGCCCACGCGCTCTGCACGAAGGCCACGGTCCGGCCGCGGTACTTCGCCTGCGAGTACTCGGCGACCAGAGCCGCACCGGCCGCCCACTCGCCGCCGAAGCCGAGGCCCTGCAGCGCGCGGAAGACCAGCAGCGTCTCGAAGTTCGGCGCGAAGCCGCAGAGCACGGTGAAGATCGTGTACATCGCGATGGTGATCTGCAGCGTCCGGACGCGGCCGATCCGGTCGGCCAGCATGCCGGCGCCGACGCCGCCGACGGCCGACACGACCAGCGTCGTCGTGCCGAGCAGGCCGGCTTCACCGCTCGAAATGCCGAAGTAGGCGGTGATCGCGGCCAGGCCGAGCGGCAGGGTCTGGTAGTCGAACGAGTCCAGGCCGTACCCGCCGAACGCGCCCAGGAAGGCGCGGCGGCCACGTTTCCCGAGTGTGCGGAACCAGTCGAACGGCCGGGCCTCGGTTGCGGTTGTGGCAGTCATGGGGCACCTCCTGGCCAGTGTCTCTCATCGTGGCGTGCCTCACACGGTAGGGATTGTTGAACAATTCCACAAGATGCCAATTGGATCGTCCCCCGAGTGGCGGGTAGCCTTGTCCTCGTGGTCATCGAAGACAGCGTCGTCACGGGCCTCGAAGCCGACCGCGGCCTGGTCACGCGCAAGAGCACGGCCGAGCGGGTCGCCGGCGTCCTCCGCAAGCGCATCGCGGAGGGCTTCTTCCTCCCCGGCGGGCGGCTCTCGGAGCAGGACATCGGCAACGCGCTCGGGGTCTCCCGCAACACCCTCCG
Encoded proteins:
- a CDS encoding MFS transporter; translated protein: MTATTATEARPFDWFRTLGKRGRRAFLGAFGGYGLDSFDYQTLPLGLAAITAYFGISSGEAGLLGTTTLVVSAVGGVGAGMLADRIGRVRTLQITIAMYTIFTVLCGFAPNFETLLVFRALQGLGFGGEWAAGAALVAEYSQAKYRGRTVAFVQSAWAVGWGLSVIVYTVVFSVASDDVAWRIMFWTGVIPALLVLWVRKSVQDAPRAEERLKAERPKGTLKQIFKADLLRTTFFAALLATGVQGGYYTISTWLPSYLKKTRELTVIGTGGYLAFLITGAFVGYVCGGYLTDLLGRKKTFLTFALLSAALIVAYTQIPKGANGLVLVLGFPLGFSMSAIFSGFGAFLAELYPTALRGTGQGFTYNFGRAVGAIFPTVVGFLGAGGAIVFGALGYGIAVLALLGLPETRGIELVD